tatatatatacatatataatatatatataaataggttgaTAAAAGtcgttcatagtttatatataacgttgttactgatctaaagatattttgttttttgttcgTTACCTCTTATgtgtggtttattcatttcctttctaactgggctattttccctgttggatcccttggtcatgtagcatcctgcttttttcaactagagttgtagcttagctagtgataatgatatatgcatgtacagtatggtatatatatatatatatatatatatatatatatatatatatatatatatatatatgtatttatgtatgtacagtatgatatatatatatatatatatatatatatatatatatatatatatatttatatatatatatatatatatatatatatatatatatatttatatgtatatgtatatatgtgtatatatatatatatatatatatatatatatatatatatatatatatatatatatatatatatatatatatatatgcacagtacggtatatatatatatatatatatatatatatatatatatatatatatatatatatatatatatatatatatatatattttatatttgcacagtacgatatatatatatatatatatatatatatatatatatatatatatatatatatacatatatatatatatatatatatatatatatatatatatatatatatatatatatatatataccgtactgtgcatatatatatatatatatatatatatatatatatatatatatatatatatatatatatatatatatataccgtactgtgcatatatatatatatatatatatatatatatatatatatatatatatattatatatatatataaaacttttattaaaTTTAGAATGCTAAAGGTTTGCATCTTACCATTCTACATTCAGTCGGATTGAAAACACATatatttgtttttcaagttttattaTAAATCTCTCCAGGTGCAACATTTAGTATTTACAATATTCAACAGCTGATGGAAACATAAAAGTCGCCTAGGAAAATTGGCAAGTCTCTTTGTTAAGACTTTCTTAAGAGCAAAGAGACTTTTGAGCAAAAGAGAAGTAGATTTCTACGGCAGAAGATAAAAAAAGGCAATTTAAATCTGAGCAGAAGTAATTGTAGCTAATTTACACGCAATAAGAAAGAAAAATGACAAGAGAATGCTCAGAGAATCTAAACATGGATCACCTTATGCCCCAACAGAGGTTTTGATGAGAATTTTACATTGGTGATTTTTACAGCAGAATCACAAGCTTCAAGAAAAAAGAATCAAGCTAGAGAATTATCCCAAGCTTCAAGAAAAAAAGAATCAAGCTAGAGAATTATCACTAGCTTCAAGAAAAAAAGAATCAAGCTAGAGAATTATCACTAGCTTCAAGAAAAAAGAATCAAGCTAGAGAATTATCCCAAGCTTCAAGAAAAAAGAATCAAGCCAGAGAATTATCCCaagtttcaagaaaaaaagaatCAAGCCAGAGAATTATCACtagcttcaagaaaaaaaaaatcaagctagaGAATTATCTCAAGCTTCAAGAAAATAGAATCAAGCTAGAGAATTATCTCAAGCTTCAAGAAAAAAAGAATCAAGTTAGAGAATTATCACTAGCTTCAAGAAAAAAGAATCAAACAAGAGAATTATCACAAGCTTCAAGAAAAAAAGAATCAAGCTAGAGAATTATCACAAGCTTTAGGAAAAAAAGAATCTAGCTAGAGAATTATCCCAAGCTtcaggaaaaaaagaataaagctAGAGAATTATCCCaagcttcaagaaaaaaaaaagaatcaagctAGAGAATCATTGcagaaataagataaagaaaaatattttgaacataTCAGGGAAACTATAGATACATAATATCTGCATTTGAAACAGAGGTAAAAATAGAACTTAGGAAGTTTTCTTAAAAGACGCTGTTAGTCAAGGGTGCTGCCACAGTCTCTGCTGCAGTAGGCACAGCAGTAGGGATGGCAGACGTTCCCGCTGGAGTCTGGGCACCTGAAGAGGCTGCGGCGGTCTTGGCGGCAACAGCTGCTTGGAGTTGAGGAATGGCCAGGTTGCGGGTGGCCTGAGCCTCCCAGATGCGCTGGAATTCTTGGTGGGCCAAAGCATTCTGTTCCGCTTCAGAGAGGGGCCTTACCTGGATGTTAAAGAAGGATGGATTTAGAATTATGCTTTTTTGGTACTTTTCTGCCTACTAATGCATTTACAACCTGTCAAATTTGCGGTATTATGAAAGAATTTGTATTCGTAAGAGAAGGCCTATGCCTTTCTCTGCCTACTAAcgcttttaccacttgttggaaATATGGTAGGATAAAAGATTTTTGGCTCATAGCATAGACtcgagaacgtgtttctagccctggtagaagtcattttagtccagactcaagttaatctttcagactcaagttaaaaaccccgagcaggggacgttccagtccttccttaaaggagtctatggctcCTAGAGTAGGCCTATTCCTTTTTCTCTTTGTCTTACCACAGAATTCTTGGCTTTTAAAGTCTAGTTCTCTGAGCAAATACAACAAAATGCAATGTTGTAAGTAAAACACTAATACCAAGGTGTGCCTACATACAGAAAATATAGAAGGCTGTTCTTACGTGCAGAAAATAAGTTGTTGTACAGAAGGGTGTACTTACAGAAAATTATTGATTGCATAGAAGGGTGTACTTACAGAAAATAGTTTGTTGTACAGAAAGGTGTAGTTACAGAAAATAATTTGCTGTACAGAAGGGTGTAATTACAGAAAATAATTTGTTGTACAGAAGGCTGTATCTACATACAGAAAATTTTATGTACAGAAGGGTGTACTTACATACAGAAAATTATTTATTGTACAGAAGGGTGTACCTACATACAGCAAATAATTTGTTGTACAGACCACTCATGTAAAAATCTATATAGTATTGAAAAAGGATAGTACCTTAACTGATACAAAAGCTATATTCTCTTGCTTATCAACTGGGAATTATTTTTGAACTTACCACAAATGAGGTGACTGGGATGACCTGCTGAAGGGTAGGGGGCTGACCAGCTACCCCGGGGGCTTGGGTCAGGAACGGTGCCTGCATTTGCAGGAGAGAGGAAGGTAAGGCACCCTGGGGAGTGAAGAAGAACCCTGGGAAGGGGGAAGTCGCCTGCGGCACTGCGGCTGTCGGGGCTGGCGTGCCCGTCGTAGCCGCCTGCGGCATGGCTTCGACAGCTGCGACCACCAAAACAGCTAAAACAGCCTGGAAGATATGAGAATGATTCGTTGAGATAAACACCTCTGTAGTTAACCGGCGGATCAGACAAAAACTGAAAATGTCATTGAATGGTGTAGCTTTCTGCTATAACCgtggaataaataagaaaaaatataacttGTACTTTTTGAAtgaatttaaagaaacaaaaagagaGAAACTAGGAATATAATTTGATTAAATGTTCCACTGTGCGAAATTAAACGTAGCATGGCTATAGCTATATTGCCATTTGCCTAATCTAATGAACGGAAGGGAACTTTAGGGAAAAGTAATATAGTGCTTCCATTTCGATTAAACCAACTACAGTCAAAGCAGCTTATTTTAGGGAAAGAAACAGGAACACCCCTTTTCAATTTGTTTTAGTTAAATTAGGTGGACAAAACAATGTTGCGCAGTTTTCTTGTGGTTTTGCATTCAGTTAtggctagtttctctctctctctctctctctctctctctctctctctctctctctctctctctctctctctctctctctctctaatgtcttAAGGCACATCTTAATAAACTCAACAAAATGCTAGGGGGTACTATTTCGTATGGATCTGTCCATTTCTCTagcatattttatttatgtatcgtCGATTCATTTAAACATATTACTGCCACTGCAATAAAGAAATCGTAATGGGGAATCTAATCGCAAATATGTTTATCCTGTATTTGTTTTTGTAATATGCAAATTTCACAAGGtaatttttgtaaaagaaaaatattcgatTCGAGTAATTGTAAATGACTAAGTTGTTGAATTGAGTTATACCTTATGATGCATTCAGAGTTAAACAAATATAGATTTAAGAAGCTTTAGCATATATAAAAAAGATGTGAAAAGACAAGTATCATAATCCTCTTGAATAACGAGTAACAACTGCTTTAACTGGACCATCTCACCAAAGCAACAATTAAAGAAAACAAATTGATTCCTGACTTCTAAAGACTAGCAGATCTACTTACCAGGGAGTTCATCTTGCTTTGCGTGTTGATAGGACACCGTTGATGCTTTCGGCACCCGTTGCCTCTTATATACCTCGACGTTACTTCCATGACCCTCCGAAGCCCCGCCCATCAACAAAACCCCGCGAAAGGTTcagtaggctttttttttttttttttttttttttttttttttttttttttttttgagggagaaTATTTCACGAGTTTGGGAATTGTCTCTTTGCGTTTCTTTGTCAtaccttatgtaaaacacgggctcttgcgtagaAAACACACTGTTTGTATATGATTTATTAGGCTATAGATGGATTGTCATTGTTTATATTGTTATGATATTGTGTAGTGAAATTTTTCGATTTTCGTCTGGATTCCATATTGAATCTCCTATACTTCAATTTCAGTATTTATACCAACCGGAACAtaggtttttcatttttattccattCATTCGTATAAAAATTCTAGATGAAACCTGGAATTATATGGAAGCCCTCGTGTAATATTACTCTCATgctttgtccaaaattattattattattattattattacttactaagctacaaccctagttggaaaagcagtatgctataagcccaggggctccaacagggaaaatagctcagtgcggaaaggaaaaaaggaaaataaaatattctaagaagagtaacaacaataaatatctcctatataaactataaaaactttaacaaaacaagaggaagagaaataagataggagagtgtgctcgagtgtaccctcaagcaagagaactctaacccaagacagtgaaaggccatggtacagaggctatggcactacccaagactagagaacagtggtttgattttggagtgtccttctcctagaagagctgcttaccatagctaaagagtctcttctacccttaccaagaggaaagtggcactgaacaattacagtgcagtaaccccttgggtgatgaagaattgtttggtaatctgtgttgtcaggtgtatgaggatagaggagaatatgtaaagaatatgccagactattcagtgtgtatgtaggcaaagggaaaatgaaccgtaaccagagaggaggatccaatgtagtactgtctggccagtcaaaagaccccataactctctagcggtagtatctcaacgggtggctggtgccctggccaacctactacctatagaaatTGTCAGTCCACAAGACAAGTAgaatgctcttgcttgagggtacactcaagtacgctattctttcttatttctcttgtttttttaagctttttattttatatatgaaggatatatTCTGTtattgttctttagatattttattttgattggtcattacttctgttctttatttatttccttttgtcttttcctcactggggtatttttccccctgttggagcccttgggcttatagcatcctgcttttccaattagagttgcaacttagctagtaataataataatatcgggtattttttccatgttggagcccttgggcttatagcaaactgATTTTTCAATTAGAGTTgcaatttagctagtaataataatgataatatcgggtatttttccatgttggagcccttgggcttatagaatcctgcttttccaattagagttgcaacttggctagtaataataataataataataatatcgggcaTTTttcctcctgttggagcccttgggcttatagcatcctgcttttccaattagagttgcaatttagctagtaataataataatatcgggtatttttccatgttggagcccttgggcttatatcatcctgcttttccaattagagttgcaacttagctagtaatgataataataatatcgggtatttttccccctgttggagcccttgggcttatagcatcctgcttttccaattagagttgcaacttagctagtaataataataataatatcgggtatttttccatgttggagcccttgggcttatagcatcctgcttttccaattagagttgcaacttagctagtaataataatgataatatcgggtatttttccatgttggagcccttgggcttatagcatcctgcttttccagctagggttatagcttagattgtattaataataattaatacggaTTTTCCGTATCTACCTGCATTCGTTATCTAAAtacattgttaaagtttttatagtttatataggaaatatttatttaatgttgttactgttcttaaaatattatatttttcattgtttcctttcctcactgggctattttccctgttggagcccctgggcatatagcatatcctgcttttctaactagggttgtagcttagcaagtgataataataataataataataatagtaataataataataataataatgataataataatgtttaatagtaattaataattgataattaatcgttaataataataataataataataataataataataataataataataataataataataataataaatacatcgaaagcAGCGTTAGCTATCTTGCCCGCATCTGAACGCAACCACGTTGCTAAAGTCCTCTTTGCTCTTTTGACGAAATGCCATAGATTTGACCGACCCTCGCTTTTCGCCCCATGACATTTTCTTGCATCCAGATTTGCTTAAGAACGTGGAAGCGATCCTTTTGGTCAGGGAGATTAAATCTTCTCCTACAAGGATTCGTGGGATCCAAAGATGAGATCCCTTCTTGAAAAGCCTTGACCCAGTGACCTAAAAGAGTCCTGTGGAATCCTTAAGGCATTGTTTATTTCCGCCTATAGGATACTTTGGTAGGGAGCTTAAACCGTCTTCCCTTCTCCTACAAAGGATTCATTGGGCCCAAAGATGAGATCCCTTCCTGAAAAGCCTTGACTCAGTGATGTAATAGAGTCCTGTGGAATCCTAAAGGCATTGTTCATTTCCGCCAAGAGGATACTTTGGTAGGGAGCTTAAACCGTCGTCCCTTCTACAAAGGACTCATTGGGCCCAAAGATGAGATCCTTTCCTGAAAAGCCTTGACTCAGTGACGGAAGAGTCCTGTGGGATCCTTAAGGCATTGTTTATTTCCGCCTATAGGATACTTTGGTAGGGAGCTTAAACCGTCGTCCCTTCTCCTACAAAGGATTCATTGGGCCCAGAGATGAGATCCCTTCCTGAAAAGCCTTGACCCAGTGACCTAATAGAGTCCTGTGGGATCCTTAAGGCATTGTTTATTTCCGCCTATAGGATACTTTGGTAGGGAGCTTAAACCGTCGTCCCTTCTCCTACAAAGGATTCATTGGGCCCAAAGATGAGATCCCTTCCTGAAAAGCCTTGACCCAGTGACCTAAAGGAGTCCTGTGGAATCCTTAAGGCATTGTTTATTTCTGCCTATAGGATACTTTGGTAGGGAGCTTAAACCGTCGTCCCTTCTCCTACAAAGGATTCATTGGGCCCAAAGATGAGATCCCTTCCTGAAAAGCCTTGACCCAGTGACCTAAAAGAGTCCTGTGGAATCCTAAAGGCATTGTTTATTTCCGCCTATAGGATACTTTGGTAGGGAGCTTAAACCGTCGTCCCTTCTCCTACAAAGGATTCATTGGGCCCAAAGATGAGATCCCTTCCTGAAAAGCCTTGACCCAGTGACCTAAAAGAGTCCTGTGGAATCCTTAAGGCATTGTTTATTTCCGCCTATAGGATACTTTGGTAGGGAGCTTAAACCGTCGTCCTTTCTCCTACAAAGGATTCATTGGGCCCAGAGATGAGATCCCTTCCTGAAAAGCCGTGACCCAGTGACCTAATAGAGTCCTGTGGAATCCTAAAGGCATTGTTCATTTCCTCCAAGAGGATACTTTAGttcaaattaaatttattttttaatttagaatCTGTTTATTTAATGTGTTTTCATTTAAGGCTTTATTCAAATCATTGCGATTATTAAATCCTTGACTCAGTGACCTAAAAGATTCCTTTGGAATACTTAAGACGTTGTTTATTAACACGCCAGTAGGATATTTTGGttcaaattaaatttattttctaatttggaATCTCTTTATTTAATGTGTTTTCATGGAATGTGATTATTGCAAATACATTGTCAGTGAGTTTTCTTGTTAGAAACAGATAAaggtagatagatattttattgaccacaaccataCAATGATttacaaaataacatttttagtccaaattacaatatatgaatgcaaaaaaatggaatctcaaaaACTGAATTTACATTATACTATTATAGCATGAAACTGTAGGCATGACTTTAGGCTGTTCGCAGAATTCTTTTGGCTCCTAAATGTACTTGCTTTATAGCCTTTTATTTACCTCTACTCTTGCTTCTTTCCTTCTATCTGGATCTCCAATATATTCTAACTTTTACctatattatcaaaaaaaaaaaaaaagaaaacgtaattttaataggaaatttccCATAAGAATGCAGTGTaatcagccgcatttcagtaaaatacgggcgaccgtaattttaccataagtatactttgttattattattt
The nucleotide sequence above comes from Palaemon carinicauda isolate YSFRI2023 chromosome 18, ASM3689809v2, whole genome shotgun sequence. Encoded proteins:
- the LOC137657095 gene encoding uncharacterized protein, yielding MEVTSRYIRGNGCRKHQRCPINTQSKMNSLAVLAVLVVAAVEAMPQAATTGTPAPTAAVPQATSPFPGFFFTPQGALPSSLLQMQAPFLTQAPGVAGQPPTLQQVIPVTSFVVRPLSEAEQNALAHQEFQRIWEAQATRNLAIPQLQAAVAAKTAAASSGAQTPAGTSAIPTAVPTAAETVAAPLTNSVF